The following proteins are co-located in the Primulina tabacum isolate GXHZ01 chromosome 11, ASM2559414v2, whole genome shotgun sequence genome:
- the LOC142518028 gene encoding peroxisomal adenine nucleotide carrier 1-like: MDLDLESLVEATSGAVGALVSTTILYPLDTCKTKYQAENRAHHYQKYRNISDVFWEAVSRHQVLSLYQGLGTKNLQALISQFVYFYGYSFFKRLYLRESGSKSIGTAANLVIAAAAGTCTAIVTQPLDTVSSRMQTSDFGKSKGLWKSLSEGTWSEAFDGLGISLLLTTNPSIQYTVFDQLKQRLLKNRTSEQRDGISSPEALSAFSAFVVGAVSKCIATCMTYPAIRCKVMIQSAKSDESDEGSAQLKSRKTLSGTFYSIWEKEGLLGFFKGLQAQMLKTVLSSALLLMIKEKVTKTTWVLMIALRRFLLITRPTRPKLKSS; encoded by the exons ATGGATTTGGATCTGGAGTCTCTAGTGGAGGCGACGTCGGGTGCGGTGGGTGCTCTGGTCAGCACCACCATTTTGTATCCTCTCGACACTTGCAAGACGAAGTATCAAGCTGAAAATCGAGCTCACCATTACCAAAAATACAG GAATATTTCGGATGTGTTCTGGGAAGCAGTTTCCAGGCATCAAGTACTTTCCTTGTATCAAGGCCTGGGAACTAAGAACCTGCAGGCTCTCATTTCACAGTTTGTCTATTTCTATGGATATAGTTTCTTTAAGAGATTGTATTTAAGAGAAAGCGGATCCAAATCTATAGGAACTGCAGCTAATCTGGTcattgctgctgctgctggcacATGCACGGCCATCGTAACGCAG CCTCTTGATACAGTATCATCAAGAATGCAAACTAGTGATTTTGGGAAATCCAAAGGCCTTTGGAAGTCCCTCTCTGAGGGAACTTGGAGTGAGGCATTTGATGGTCTAGGAATCTCTCTTCTTCTTACAACAAATCCGTCCATACAG TATACCGTGTTTGATCAGTTGAAGCAGAGACTGTTAAAGAACAGAACGAGCGAACAGAGAGATGGTATATCATCTCCAGAAGCACTTTCTGCATTTTCTGCCTTTGTGGTGGGTGCAGTCTCGAAATGCATTGCTACCTGTATGACCTACCCAGCTATAAG ATGTAAGGTGATGATTCAGTCGGCCAAGTCAGATGAAAGTGACGAGGGTAGCGCTCAACTTAAATCCCGTAAGACACTGTCTGGAACTTTTTACTCCATTTGGGAAAAAGAAGGGTTACTCGGTTTCTTCAAAGGGCTACAGGCTCAAATGCTGAAGACTGTCTTAAGCTCAGCTCTGCTTTTGATGATAAAGGAGAAGGTCACAAAGACAACATGGGTCCTAATGATCGCACTAAGGAGGTTCTTGTTGATAACAAGACCAACAAGACCGAAGTTAAAAAGCTCTTAA
- the LOC142518029 gene encoding putative GPI-anchored protein At5g19250, with protein sequence MAFLQWWLLLSLFLHSILLARCDDEDDNLLQAINQYRTSLNLTTLTKNDRAECLSSKVAHQFKDQPCTNTTGSNTIPGTEPQYTDFPNLLIKCQLNSTITRDGQIMPACVPNLDPSLVASNFTKSQYTRYLNDSAFTGVGIGSEGNWIVVILTTSTSDGSYSVGTNLNNDSGASSLASVGHLVVLFAAFFVLH encoded by the exons ATGGCGTTTCTCCAATGGTGGCTCCTCCTTTCTCTGTTCCTACACTCCATTCTTCTCGCAAGATGCGATG atgaGGACGACAATCTTCTTCAAGCGATTAACCAGTACAGAACATCCTTAAACTTGACAACATTAACCAAGAATGACCGAGCAGAATGTCTCAGCAGTAAAGTTGCACATCAATTCAAGGACCAACCTTGCACCAACACCACAGGTTCGAACACCATACCAGGCACCGAACCTCAGTACACAGACTTTCCAAACCTTCTTATAAAATGCCAGTTAAATTCCACCATTACAAGAGATGGACAAATCATGCCTGCTTGTGTTCCCAACCTCGATCCAAGTCTTGTCGCATCGAATTTCACAAAATCGCAATACACGCGCTATTTAAACGATTCCGCGTTCACTGGCGTTGGTATTGGTTCAGAAGGTAACTGGATAGTTGTCATTTTGACTACAAGCACATCTGATGGGAGTTACTCAGTGGGAACTAATTTGAACAATGACAGTGGAGCGTCCAGCCTTGCTTCTGTCGGCCATTTGGTGGTTTTATTTGCAGCATTTTTTGTATTACACTGA